The following are encoded together in the Penicillium digitatum chromosome 3, complete sequence genome:
- a CDS encoding Histone H2B produces MFQHQSHDPSFLESKAGKDYRFALPGFNRPLDFAPMEKNIYGVESRSIFPSALDDRDIQAGFVDLPVLTLREMRMVEFMEDLTDIPEWWKKVFEPATQEKWKKAAMNSGKDITLNMAEWIIDELQFKAMIYEVTDVVALYNGDVTKSDTNLPKSLYSDMRSQFAALEYDEKSMQYFYPGSLNKERDLISMALYPVVYGKTRILTDRIIGLDDALRYAGKGEVIPVPKETGITREDIAWRVLARADIKVRPYNRNYQILPSDWELGDDGQWHITTYINNVHPVKHRNLYKLLEQAFNCIIPQWNATLTPLKDMLHSRARIEYHKAEYYPVPKEVAAQAPQIHPREAQSEFDVRTEKWRMENYRAIQPDAGKFIPWAVPPWLMDKLPEDLPSAVRIERGVDLNRDYKERGLQVITRLLGVDLTPEDPTFETNWHGDGTMNEHICAVAVIPYDHNNLLDPFMEFRNIVESDTLGEIEHDPSDFIWLQQVFGLTNGEPAIQYPGSICANIGRVIMYPSTIQHKFTRFELKDKTKPGYARTVAFYLVDPNIRIISTANIPPQRLDWTKELSPGEGVKEGLQRLALENMKSKGDMPMSLEEALETRIKLLKEMDEFTRYQHVAFESNVLML; encoded by the exons ATGTTCCAACACCAATCCCACGACCCGAGCTTCCTCGAGTCCAAGGCAGGGAAAGATTACCGCTTCGCTCTTCCGGGATTCAACCGGCCGTTAGACTTTGCTCCGATGGAAAAAAACATCTACGGTGTCGAAAGTCGGAGTATTTTTCCATCTGCGCTGGATGATAGAGATATCCAAGCAGGATTCGTGGA CCTGCCCGTCTTGACCCTCCGTGAGATGCGTATGGTAGAGTTTATGGAGGACCTGACTGATATTCCTGAGTGGTGGAAAAAG GTCTTTGAGCCCGCTACACAAGAGAAGTGGAAAAAGGCCGCTATGAACAGTGGCAAAGACATCACCCTCAACATGGCTGAATGGATTATTGATGAACTTCAATTCAAGGCAATGATCTACGAGGTTACAGATGTAGTCGCCCTGTACAACGGCGATGTCACCAAGTCTGATACAAACCTGCCTAAATCGCTCTACAGCGATATGAGATCCCAGTTCGCTGCGCTAGAGTACGATGAGAAATCAATGCAGTACTTCTATCCAGGAAGCCTAAACAAAGAGCGTGACCTCATTTCCATGGCATTGTACCCGGTCGTTTACGGCAAGACTCGCATTCTCACAGACAGAATCATTGGGCTCGATGACGCCCTCAGGTACGCTGGCAAGGGCGAAGTTATTCCAGTCCCAAAAGAGACTGGAATAACCAGGGAAGATATTGCCTGGCGTGTCTTAGCCCGCGCAGATATCAAGGTTCGGCCCTACAACCGGAATTATCAGATCCTTCCTTCAGACTGGGAACTCGGCGATGATGGACAGTGGCACATAACCACATACATCAACAACGTACACCCAGTCAAACACCGGAACCTCTACAAGCTCCTCGAGCAGGCTTTCAATTGCATCATTCCGCAGTGGAATGCAACCTTGACTCCCCTCAAAGACATGCTCCATTCCCGTGCCCGAATCGAATACCACAAGGCAGAGTATTATCCAGTCCCAAAGGAAGTAGCTGCTCAAGCACCTCAGATACACCCAAGGGAGGCGCAGAGTGAGTTTGATGTGCGCACGGAGAAGTGGAGAATGGAGAACTACCGCGCCATCCAACCCGACGCAGGCAAGTTCATTCCCTGGGCAGTTCCACCCTGGCTGATGGACAAATTGCCCGAGGACCTACCTAGTGCGGTTCGCATTGAGCGAGGTGTCGATCTCAACCGGGACTACAAGGAACGCGGACTTCAGGTCATCACACGTCTGTTGGGCGTTGATCTAACTCCGGAAGATCCAACTTTCGAGACAAACTGGCATGGTGACGGCACGATG AACGAGCACATCTGCGCCGTAGCAGTCATACCATACGACCACAACAATTTACTCGACCCGTTCATGGAATTCCGCAACATAGTAGAATCCGACACGCTTGGAGAAATCGAGCACGACCCAAGCGACTTCATCTGGCTGCAGCAAGTCTTTGGCTTGACAAACGGCGAGCCAGCAATCCAATACCCAGGTTCGATCTGTGCTAACATCGGCCGGGTGATCATGTACCCAAGCACTATACAGCACAAGTTTACGCGCTTCGAGCTGAAGGACAAGACTAAGCCTGGATACGCGCGCACCGTGGCGTTTTACCTCGTCGATCCTAATATCCGCATCATCTCCACTGCCAATATCCCGCCGCAGCGTCTGGATTGGACTAAGGAGTTGTCGCCTGGGGAAGGCGTTAAGGAAGGCTTGCAAAGGCTAGCGCTTGAGAATATGAAGTCCAAGGGTGATATGCCGATGAGTCTAGAGGAGGCTTTGGAAACAAGGATCAAGCTTCTGAAGGAGATGGATGAATTTACTCGCTATCAGCATGTGGCTTTTGAGTCGAATGTTTTAATGCTCTAA
- a CDS encoding Indole-diterpene biosynthesis protein PaxU, putative — protein MNAPPRALAKYVVEYRQMVPSARIIFVRSSSSDFIWHLGAQARRARIAPAVEAMRGLVTPENPVFVHFFSNGGMSSTIHLLQAWINTTGVPLPLSAMIIDSAPGSPSLRAEFKAFSFALPRMWILRLLGKGFLFVLLVLFKLIYSFSPFPDPISFARELINDTSLVQAANPDGTLNRCYIYSDTDELVDWREVESHAADTETEGWVVRREVFKNTAHVGHMRAESDRYWSIVKDYLGALVLL, from the coding sequence ATGAATGCACCCCCGCGCGCCCTAGCCAAATATGTGGTCGAGTACAGGCAGATGGTACCATCAGCACGAATTATCTTCGTCAGAAGCTCATCAAGTGACTTCATCTGGCACCTGGGGGCCCAGGCCCGGCGAGCCCGCATCGCCCCAGCCGTGGAAGCAATGCGCGGTCTGGTGACCCCTGAGAATCCAGTATTTGTGCACTTCTTCTCGAATGGAGGCATGTCCAGCACGATACACCTATTACAAGCCTGGATAAATACGACAGGGGTCCCATTACCCTTGTCGGCAATGATCATAGATAGTGCACCAGGCAGTCCGAGCCTACGAGCGGAATTCAAGGCTTTCTCATTTGCGCTTCCGCGGATGTGGATCTTGCGGCTACTTGGAAAAGgcttcctttttgttttatTGGTTCTCTTCAAGTTGATCTATTCCTTTTCCCCGTTTCCAGATCCCATCTCCTTTGCCCGAGAGCTCATCAATGATACCTCTTTGGTTCAAGCCGCTAACCCGGACGGGACTCTCAATCGTTGCTATATCTACTCGGATACGGATGAATTAGTGGACTGGCGCGAGGTGGAATCTCATGCGGCAGATACCGAAACTGAGGGTTGGGTGGTGCGCCGTGAAGTGTTTAAGAACACCGCTCACGTTGGACATATGCGAGCGGAGTCGGATCGGTATTGGAGCATTGTTAAAGACTACTTGGGAGCTTTGGTTTTGCTTTGA
- a CDS encoding Ubiquitin fusion degradation protein Ufd1, putative — protein MYRPGYWSGDPMDGVLGAGMARPGATSRRFDEYYRCYPVAMLPGPERESVNHGGKVIMPPSALDKLTRLHITYPMLFELHNGAKERMTHAGVLEFIAEEGKIYLPFWLMQTLLLEPGDLLQIKSTDLPPGQFIKIQAQSTSFLDISDPKAVLENAFRNFSCLSKGDVFTFSYNDQVYEMAVLETKPSGTKNAISVLETDLEVDFAAPVGFEEPQRASGTSTPGSVISGGKPPAGGLLRPHGTMAQSINYPAIAPEATDAATGARAASSNFLSGGQRLNAKKGSKAPTPKPSTPTPSASNPSHPPPTRRTNGPQPLRLPPNQLFFGYAIKPVKPRDENGLVVPDDQPKFQGIGQTLRGKRKDQSDSATPSGSEAEAQKSKGNAKKSDGSGRTLGKR, from the exons atg TACCGACCTGGTTACTGGTCGGGCGACCCTATGGATGGAGTCCTAGGTGCCGGCATGGCGCGTCCGGGTGCCACATCCCGTCGCTTCGATGAATACTATCGCTGCTATCCAGTGGCGATGCTTCCTGGTCCTGAAAGAGAGAGCGTGAACCACGGTGGCAAGGTCATCATGCCTCCTAGCGCATTGGACAAGCTTACCCGACTTCACATAACCTATCCGATGCTGTTCGAGCTTCATAATGGTGCGAAAGAGAGGATGACACATGCGGGTGTCCTTGAGTTCATTGCTGAAGAAGGAAAAATATATTTGCCATTCTGG CTGATGCAAACACTACTACTGGAACCTGGCGATCTTCTCCAAATCAAATCGACGGACCTCCCTCCCGGCCAGTTTATTAAAATTCAAGCACAGTCAACCTCCTTCCTCGATATCAGTGACCCGAAAGCTGTGCTGGAGAACGCCTTCCGGAATTTCTCATGCCTTTCCAAAGGCGACGTCTTCACTTTTTCATACAACGATCAAGTATATGAGATGGCAGTATTGGAAACAAAACCCTCTGGGACTAAGAATGCCATCTCCGTTCTAGAGACCGACTTAGAGGTTGATTTCGCCGCTCCGGTTGGATTCGAAGAACCACAGCGGGCTAGTGGAACCAGCACGCCCGGTAGCGTCATTAGCGGTGGAAAGCCTCCAGCCGGTGGACTATTGCGCCCCCATGGCACCATGGCACAATCGATCAACTACCCCGCCATTGCCCCAGAGGCCACCGATGCTGCCACTGGTGCCCGTGCGGCATCATCAAACTTTTTGTCTGGAGGACAACGTCTGAATGCCAAAAAGGGCAGCAAGGCCCCAACTCCTAAACCTTCTACTCCTACCCCAAGTGCCTCAAATCCCTCACATCCACCTCCAACCCGAAGAACCAATGGCCCGCAACCACTTCGACTCCCACCCAATCAGCTCTTCTTCGGGTATGCAATAAAGCCTGTCAAACCCCGCGATGAGAATGGTCTAGTTGTCCCAGATGATCAGCCCAAGTTCCAAGGAATTGGACAAACTTTGCGTGGGAAGCGAAAGGATCAGTCCGACTCTGCCACCCCCTCGGGAAGTGAGGCTGAAGCCCAAAAGAGCAAGGGAAACGCCAAAAAATCCGACGGTAGTGGCCGAACTTTGGGGAAGCGTTAA
- a CDS encoding GYF, producing MSSSLPRPKRAGEDLAGINHNDDGEDSSEHKKPRFDLRNPSALAADALEEDAVLDADEIGRRGQRVRRKAVNLEGYDSDSENEGFSARTEEKSKRKQAKEDAEDDDMFAELQEDFGEEEVDGDETINKSKKSVRFLRDDEIEGQVASSKGGGVLHVDLSKGAAEIYEEEDGSGSEVGEEERARVDELVDEELGAGGKKKHAPLLDAFNMRTEQEEGRFDDQGNYVRKAIDPDAAYDSWLEGVSKKDIKRAKEAAEQRDAERKEKDRKDDSILTADVLKTIITHLERGETILEALARLGKGLRRKPKWQNKKKKKNAVDDIEMTFDDPNEVARKKAIDSITGAADILMGRGQVDIYDTEREILTRQYRNDTGDDWIDPPAKGVTEEDPAMWEYRWSDARDGGNAHGPYDSAMMDSWKNAGYFGEGVEFRRVGDSRPWSGTVNFL from the coding sequence ATGTCGAGCTCATTGCCACGACCTAAGCGCGCAGGCGAAGATTTGGCTGGTATCAACCACAATGACGACGGGGAAGATTCCTCTGAGCACAAGAAGCCCCGCTTCGACCTTCGCAACCCCTCAGCGCTTGCAGCTGATGCGCTCGAAGAAGACGCAGTACTGGACGCCGATGAGATTGGCAGACGTGGTCAGAGAGTGAGACGCAAGGCGGTAAATCTCGAGGGCTACGATTCGGACAGCGAAAACGAGGGGTTTTCTGCGCGCACAGAAGAGAAATCCAAGCGCAAACAAGCCAAGGAAGATGCCGAAGATGACGATATGTTTGCCGAACTACAAGAAGACTTCGGTGAAGAAGAAGTCGATGGCGACGAGACTATAAACAAAAGTAAAAAGTCCGTTCGCTTCCTTCGAGACGATGAGATCGAGGGCCAAGTCGCTTCTTCAAAAGGCGGAGGAGTGCTTCATGTTGATCTAAGCAAGGGTGCAGCCGAAATTTatgaggaagaagatggaagtgGTAGTGAAGTTGGGGAAGAGGAACGCGCACGAGTCGACGAACTGGTGGACGAAGAACTTGGCGCcggtggaaaaaaaaagcacgcACCTCTCCTAGATGCCTTCAACATGCGAACTGAACAAGAGGAGGGTAGATTTGATGACCAGGGCAACTATGTTCGCAAAGCAATAGACCCCGACGCGGCCTACGACTCTTGGTTGGAGGGTGTTTCCAAGAAGGATATCAAGAGAGCCAAAGAGGCTGCTGAGCAACGCGACGCAGAGCGTAAAGAGAAGGACCGAAAGGATGACAGCATTTTGACAGCTGATGTTCTGAAGACGATCATCACCCACCTCGAACGCGGCGAAACAATACTCGAAGCACTAGCTAGACTAGGCAAAGGCCTACGCCGAAAGCCCAAGTGGcaaaacaagaagaaaaagaagaacgcCGTGGATGATATCGAGATGACATTTGATGACCCCAACGAGGTGGCCCGGAAGAAGGCAATTGATTCCATTACTGGCGCCGCCGATATCCTGATGGGCCGCGGTCAAGTCGATATCTACGACACAGAGCGCGAAATTCTCACACGGCAGTACCGCAACGACACGGGCGATGACTGGATTGACCCTCCTGCAAAGGGTGTGACTGAGGAAGATCCGGCCATGTGGGAATATCGGTGGTCTGATGCCCGAGATGGAGGTAATGCTCACGGGCCATATGATAGCGCGATGATGGACTCATGGAAGAATGCAGGCTACTTTGGCGAAGGTGTTGAGTTTCGTCGAGTAGGAGATTCAAGGCCGTGGAGCGGCACTGTCAATTTCTTGTAA
- a CDS encoding AAA family ATPase Rvb2/Reptin, putative → MAVPISTVAESKELRGLNLIAAHSHIRGLGVDADTLQPRTSSQGLVGQEKARKAAAVILQMVREGKIAGRAVLIAGPPSTGKTAIAMGMAQSLGPDVPFTMLAASEIFSMEMSKTEALTQAFRKSIGVRIKEESEIIEGEVVEIQIDRSVTGGNKQGKLTIKTTDMETIYDMGTKMIDSMTKERVMAGDVISIDKSSGKITKLGRSYARSRDYDAMGADTKFVQCPEGELQVRKEIVHTVSLHEIDVINSRSQGFLALFSGDTGEIRSEVRDQINTKVAEWKEEGKAEIIPGVLFIDEVHMLDIECYSYINRALEAELAPIVIMASNRGQSRIRGTTYTSPHGLPLDFLDRVVIVSTQMYSGDEIRQIIAIRAQEEEIDLSPDALALLTKIGQESNLRYASNLITTSHLLSQKRKAKEVSVDDVQRSFRLFYDPARSVKFVNQYEQRFIGDQGAVSFTTATNGDAMELS, encoded by the exons ATGGCTGTA CCAATTTCGACTGTCGCAGAGAGCAAGGAGCTCCGGGGACTAAACCTCATCGCCGCCCATTCGCATATCAGAGGCCTCGGCGTTGATGCAGATACGCTTCAACCTCGTACATCGTCTCAAGGCCTTGTGGGCCAGGAAAAGGCCCGGAAGGCCGCTGCAGTGATTTTGCAGATGGTGAGGGAGGGTAAGATTGCCGGTCGTGCCGTTTTGATTGCAGGACCTCCTAGCACTGGAAAGACAGCAATCGCAATGGGCATGGCACAATCTCTCGGACCAGACGTACCTTTCACCATGCTTGCTGCTTCTGAAATTTTCTCAATGGAGATGTCGAAGACAGAAGCCCTAACTCAGGCATTCCGGAAGTCCATCGGTGTGCGCATTAAGGAAGAGAGCGAAATCATTGAGGGTGAAGTGGTGGAAATTCAAATCGACCGGAGTGTCACTGGC GGCAACAAACAAGGAAAGCTCACGATCAAGACTACGGACATGGAAACGATTTACGACATGGGAACCAAGATGATTGATTCTATGACCAAGGAACGAGTTATGGCAGGAGATGTGATCTCGATCGACAAGTCCTCGGGCAAGATCACCAAACTCGGCCGGTCATACGCACGCTCTCGAGACTACGACGCCATGGGTGCCGATACCAAATTTGTACAATGCCCCGAAGGCGAGCTTCAGGTTCGCAAGGAGATTGTCCACACTGTCAGCCTTCACGAAATCGACGTCATTAACTCACGTTCACAAGGCTTCCTAGCCCTTTTCTCCGGCGATACGGGCGAGATTCGGAGTGAAGTTCGGGACCAGATCAATACCAAGGTGGCAGAATGGAAAGAGGAGGGCAAGGCAGAGATTATCCCAGGTGTCCTGTTCATTGATGAGGTTCATATGCTCGATATTGAATGTTACTCATACATCAACCGTGCCCTTGAGGCTGAGTTGGCCCCTATCGTCATCATGGCTAGCAATCGCGGCCAGTCACGCATCCGCGGAACCACCTACACATCTCCTCACGGCCTACCCCTTGATTTCCTTGATCGAGTTGTTATCGTCAGCACACAGATGTACTCTGGTGACGAGATCCGTCAAATCATCGCTATCCGAGcgcaggaagaagaaatcgATCTTTCGCCCGATGCTCTCGCCCTTCTCACCAAGATTGGTCAGGAGTCAAACTTACGCTATGCCAGCAACCTGATTACCACTTCGCACCTGCTGAGTCAAAAACGGAAAGCAAAGGAGGTTAGTGTCGATGACGTCCAGCGCAGCTTCCGACTGTTCTACGACCCTGCTCGGAGTGTCAAGTTTGTCAATCAATATGAACAGCGCTTCATTGGTGACCAAGGTGCTGTTAGCTTTACTACTGCTACCAATGGCGACGCCATGGAGCTTTCTTGA
- a CDS encoding DNA-directed RNA polymerase: MPPRKRPQPSAASRARRLSEAGTESATDSTKTKRPSQSNPVPQPHQHSIPGKAEPASNFKARDPFDALLEPFYYNKGLTDPINTARDKWNLLPAFLKVKGLVKQHLDSYNYFVEVQMKKIVESSSTIRSDVDHNFYIKFTDIYVASPRRADEQGDGGIDFESTITPQECRLRDTTYAAPILVDFEYVRGRQRVIRRAVPIGRIPIMLRSSKCVLSNKTPAQMSVLNECPLDPGGYFVVNGTEKVILVQEQLSKNRIIVETDPKKEIVQASVTSSSNERKSKSYIVSKKGRLYVKHNVLNEDIPIVILLKAMGIHTDKEMMQMVTGDDSLYQDDFAINFEEAINVDVYTQQQALEWIGCRIKINRKQAAYRKTHVQEAVEAIASVIISHIEVKDMNFRPKAIYVAHMARRVLMAKSDPALVDDRDYLGNKRLELAGQMLALLFEDLFKKFCFDIKMNIDKVLNKRNRAEQFDAWTIVTMHGNHITQGMNRAISTGNWSLKRFRMERAGVTHVLSRLSYIAALGMMTRISSQFEKTRKVSGPRALQPSQFGMLCPADTPEGEACGLVKNLALMTHITTNDEEGPVRNLIFMLGVEDISSVGGQQLYARGAYTISINGTPTGLTRRPKSFLNAFRRLRRMGRVSEFVSIYINHHQRAVHVATDDGRICRPLIVVENGKSLVGVQHLEKLRDGKMEFDDFLAQGLVEYLDVNEENDSYIAIYEKDISNTHTHLEIEPFTVLGAVAGLIPYPHHNQSPRNTYQCAMGKQAIGAIASNQFQRIDSILYLMVYPQKPMVKSRTIELTKYDQLPAGQNATVAVMSYSGYDIEDALVLNKGSVDRGFGRCQVFRKYVTTLKSYPNGAKDSLKGPTFENGVPIRKHALLESDGLAAVGEMVNNGESYINKVTPRVQNSMGFTGSGMGGGDVIEASMNYKLPDPSYIDKVLVSATEGETQLIKVLTRQTRRPEVGDKFSSRHGQKGVVGIIADQADMPFSDQGINPDIIMNPHGFPSRMTVGKMLELVAGKAGVLSGQHGYGTCFGGSPVEEMSQILIDKGFSYGGKDYLTSGITGEALPFYVFTGPIYYQKLKHMVQDKMHSRAKGPTATLTRQPTEGRSRNGGLRLGEMERDCLIAYGTSQLLLERLMISSDRHEVDVCEQCGFMGYLNWCPGCKSSRSVVKMVIPYAAKLLIQELMSMNVTARLKLDDEFPEMKGR; the protein is encoded by the exons ATGCCTCCGCGCAAGAGGCCACAGCCCTCTGCGGCCAGTCGAGCGCGACGTCTTTCAGAG GCCGGAACCGAATCGGCGACTGACTCCACGAAAACTAAGCGCCCGTCTCAATCCAACCCTGTTCCTCAGCCTCACCAGCATTCCATTCCCGGAAAGGCCGAACCGGCTTCGAATTTTAAGGCTAGGGATCCATTCGATGCGCTTTTAGAACCATTCTACTACAACAAGGGACTTACAGACCCGATCAATACCGCCAGGGACAAATGGAACCTGCTGCCAGCATTCCTCAAGGTCAAAGGGCTGGTGAAGCAGCACCTTGACTCATATAACTACTTTGTGGAGGTGCAAATGAAGAAGATTGTCGAATCAAGCTCTACCATTCGAAGTGATGTGGACCACAACTTTTACATCAAGTTTACCGATATCTACGTGGCCTCGCCTCGGCGAGCCGACGAGCAAGGCGATGGTGGAATTGATTTCGAATCCACGATCACGCCGCAAGAGTGCAGACTCCGAGACACTACATATGCCGCACCCATTCTCGTTGACTTCGAGTATGTCCGTGGTCGGCAAAGGGTTATCCGAAGAGCAGTCCCCATCGGAAGAATTCCCATCATGCTCCGTAGTTCTAAGTGTGTGCTGTCGAATAAAACGCCTGCTCAGATGAGCGTCCTCAATGAATGTCCCCTTGACCCTGGTGGCTACTTCGTCGTCAACGGAACAGAAAAGGTCATTCTTGTACAAGAGCAGTTGAGCAAGAACAGAATTATTGTTGAAACCGACCCAAAGAAGGAGATCGTTCAGGCCTCGGTTACCAG TTCCTCCAACGAGCGTAAATCAAAAAGTTACATTGTATCGAAAAAAGGAAGACTCTACGTCAAGCACAACGTGCTCAATGAAGATATTCCGATCGTGATTTTGCTCAAGGCCATGGGCATCCACACCGATAAGGAAATGATGCAAATGGTTACTGGTGACGATAGTCTGTATCAAGATGATTTTGCCATCAATTTCGAAGAGGCTATCAATGTCGATGTTTACACTCAACAACAAGCTCTTGAGTGGATCGGCTGTCGCATCAAGATCAACCGCAAACAAGCTGCTTATCGCAAGACCCACGTGCAAGAGGCAGTTGAGGCTATTGCATCCGTCATTATTTCTCATATCGAGGTCAAAGACATGAACTTCCGACCCAAGGCTATCTACGTTGCTCACATGGCTCGTCGCGTTCTAATGGCAAAGAGTGACCCGGCCCTAGTTGATGACCGTGATTATCTTGGAAACAAAAGGCTGGAACTGGCAGGTCAGATGTTGGCCCTTCTATTTGAAGATCTGTTCAAGAAATTCTGTTTCGATATCAAGATGAACATCGACAAAGTCCTGAACAAACGCAACCGAGCCGAGCAGTTCGATGCGTGGACTATCGTGACTATGCATGGAAACCATATCACTCAGGGTATGAACCGAGCAATCTCCACAGGAAACTGGAGCTTGAAACGTTTCCGCATGGAGCGTGCGGGTGTCACCCACGTTCTCAGCCGATTGAGCTACATTGCAGCTCTCGGTATGATGACCCGTATTAGCAGTCAGTTCGAAAAGACCCGTAAAGTCAGTGGTCCTCGTGCTCTGCAACCGTCCCAGTTTGGAATGTTGTGCCCTGCAGATACCCCCGAAGGTGAGGCATGTGGATTGGTCAAGAACTTGGCCCTCATGACACATATCACGACCAACGACGAAGAAGGACCGGTGCGAAATCTGATATTCATGCTCGGCGTTGAAGACATATCGAGTGTTGGTGGACAGCAGCTCTATGCTCGGGGTGCTTACACAATTTCCATCAATGGTACACCGACTGGTTTGACCAGACGCCCCAAGTCCTTCCTCAATGCCTTCCGAAGACTGCGCCGCATGGGCCGGGTTTCGGAATTCGTCAGCATTTACATCAATCACCACCAGCGAGCTGTTCATGTCGCGACCGATGACGGGCGCATCTGTAGACCGCTTATCGTCGTGGAGAATGGCAAATCTCTGGTTGGCGTTCAGCATCTTGAGAAGCTGCGCGATGGAAAAATGGAGTTTGACGACTTCCTTGCGCAAGGACTTGTTGAATACCTCGATGTGAACGAGGAGAACGACTCCTATATCGCCATCTACGAGAAGGACATCTCAAATACTCACACCCATCTTGAGATTGAGCCCTTCACGGTTCTTGGAGCTGTTGCTGGCTTGATCCCCTATCCTCACCACAACCAGTCCCCGCGTAATACCTACCAATGTGCCATGGGTAAGCAAGCTATAGGAGCCATTGCTTCCAATCAGTTCCAGCGAATCGACTCCATTCTTTACCTCATGGTTTACCCACAAAAGCCTATGGTCAAATCACGAACTATTGAGCTGACAAAGTACGACCAACTCCCTGCGGGTCAAAACGCGACTGTTGCCGTAATGAGTTATTCTGGCTACGATATTGAGGACGCTCTGGTTTTGAACAAGGGGTCCGTGGACCGTGGCTTTGGACGTTGCCAGGTCTTCCGCAAGTATGTCACAACGCTGAAGAGTTACCCCAACGGAGCCAAAGATTCTCTCAAAGGACCGACATTCGAGAATGGTGTTCCAATCCGCAAGCACGCGCTTCTCGAGTCTGATGGCCTGGCTGCAGTCGGCGAAATGGTCAATAACGGCGAAAGCTACATCAACAAGGTCACACCCAGGGTACAAAACTCCATGGGATTCACTGGCTCCGGTATGGGCGGGGGAGATGTTATCGAGGCGTCTATGAACTACAAGCTCCCGGATCCTTCCTACATAGATAAGGTCCTGGTATCTGCCACTGAAGGCGAGACACAGCTTATCAAGGTCCTGACCCGACAAACTCGTCGCCCCGAGGTCGGCGACAAGTTCTCTTCCCGCCACGGACAGAAGGGCGTTGTAGGAATTATTGCAGACCAGGCGGACATGCCTTTCTCGGACCAAGGCATCAATCCGGACATTATCATGAACCCCCACGGTTTCCCTTCTCGAATGACAGTCGGAAAGATGTTGGAGCTGGTCGCTGGTAAGGCAGGTGTTTTGTCCGGCCAACATGGCTACGGTACATGTTTCGGCGGCAGCCCCGTCGAAGAAATGTCCCAGATCCTGATCGACAAAGGTTTCAGCTATGGTGGCAAGGACTATCTCACTTCCGGTATCACTGGTGAGGCTCTGCCTTTCTACGTCTTCACTGGTCCCATCTACTACCAGAAACTGAAGCACATGGTTCAAGATAAGATGCACTCACGTGCCAAGGGTCCTACTGCTACTCTTACCCGCCAGCCTACCGAGGGTCGTTCGCGTAATGGAGGTCTGCGTCTCGGTGAGATGGAACGTGATTGTTTGATTGCCTACGGCACTAGTCAGCTGCTGCTGGAGCGTTTGATGATCTCATCTGATCGCCACGAGGTCGATGTCTGTGAACAGTGCGGTTTCATGGGCTACTTGAACTGGTGTCCTGGGTGCAAATCGTCTCGTTCCGTTGTGAAGATGGTTATTCCCTATGCTGCCAAACTTCTGATTCAAGAACTGATGAGTATGAACGTTACCGCTCGTCTGAAGCTTGATGATGAGTTCCCTGAGATGAAGGGACGTTAA